A window of Loxodonta africana isolate mLoxAfr1 chromosome 3, mLoxAfr1.hap2, whole genome shotgun sequence genomic DNA:
GAGTCTGTCAGCACTGACACCATCTATGCCATGTCAGTCTTCATGCTGTTAGGCCACCTCATCTTCTTCGACTATGGTGCCAATGCAGCCATCGTATCCAGCACACTGTCCTTGAACATGGCCATCTTTGCCTCTGTCTGCCTGGCCTCACGCCTGCCCCGGTCCCTGCATGCCTTCATCATGGTGACATTTGCCATCCAGATTTTTGCCCTGTGGCCCATGTTGCAGAAGAAACTGAAGGCATGTACCCCTCGCAGCTACGTAGGGGTCACACTGCTTTTCGCGTTTGCATCCTTGGGAGGCCTGTTATCCATCAGTGGTGTGGGAGCCATACTCTTTGCCCTTCTGCTTGTTTCCATCTCGTGTCTCTGCCCTTTCTACCTCATTCGCCTGCAGCTCtttaaagaaaacattcatgGGCCTTGGGATGAAGCTGAAATCAAAGAAGACTTGTCTAGGTTCCTCAGCTAAGTTAGGAATCTCCAGACTCCATTACTAAGGCAAGCTTGTAAACTAGCCTCCTAGCTAACCAAGATTTGAAGACGGAATTCCGTTCTGGGAGTAGCATGCTGATGTGGGTGGGAGAGCagagattaaaagaaaaagttaaCCAAAGGCTGAGGTGGTGAAGGTCCTTATCCTTTCTATTATTCTGTGGATGACAAAGCTTTGTGGGCCGTCTCGAATTATTGCCTCTTATTTATTATTTGCTGTAACCAGTGAAGTGATGTGGcttctatttattaaaaaaacaacaacacatcaGTCGATTTGTCTCATGATTTTTCTGTAAGTAGGGGATAGACAAAGGGACATGCAgaatgagagaataaaattctatgTATATAGACTTACTGTTTATATATAGAGTCACCGTGTATATAGAGCCACCGTATATATAGTTACTGTTGATATAGAGTCACTGTCCAGTTTAGTTGCCCAGGATCACAAAGTTGGTCGGTTAAACTCAGAGTTTCTGTTTAGTTCTGTATATATCCATAAATATATTTTAGCAAACATTTATGGGCAACTTTATCTGTCATTGGGCTAAGGTGCTTTTGTGGGGACACAAAGATGAACAATGTAGAGGCAGTGCACTTAGTTGCTTACAGTCTAATGGAGACAGTGAAGCAAGTACACAACTATAAGGGTACTATGGGATGCTATGGGAGCTCAGAGAGACTGGGGATAAGTTCAGCTGGAATGATTAGGAAATAATGAAGGGGTTGGCATTTTAGGTTAGTCTTGGAGGatttaaatgggtaaaagatgGTTGTTTAGAGCAAGATGGCAAAGGCCTTCAAGGGCCAGGTCAGTAATGTGAGCAAGTGAAGCTGGTCTACTTTGACTAATGGCAACTGTGGAAAACTGGAGAAAGCAAACCCTGTCCAGTGAGGCCAACTACTCTGCTCAGTCTGATTGTTTCTATTCAGAACTTGGGCCTAGATTCAGATCTTTGGAATTCAAAGGAAATTTCACTAGCAGCACACCTGATTTTTAGTATGAAATCTGACTTGTAAATTTTGTCTCAAGTTTAAATAAAAGGAACTCCTAGGCAGGCCACAAAACATTTGCAGGTAAAATGTGACTGTTACTACTGTGCCATGTGTGTTCTTGGCACAGAAGGGAGAGTATGTTTAATGGGAGTCTAAGGTTATGGAGACTTGCAGGGTGGGTGTTGGAGGGTGGGAGGTTTGAGTAACAATTTGGGGCCTGTGGATACTCAAGAATTTGGGCTCTAAATTGCAGGTAAATGGGGGGGCGGAGAACCCAGCTTGTTTAAGGAGGGAGTAAGTTACCAGATACTGGACTAGTTACTTAACTGCACTATGTCTCAGTATTTTCATCTGTGAAAGTGGGAATAATATCTATCTCTAGgattgtgatgattaaatgagaccATATATACAGACTGCTTTAGAAGAATGAGAATGGCTGATAAGTCGCACTATTTAATGTTTTATTACTGTTCGTACATTGATAGGAAGACTTGAGAGCAGAGACAAGGTGTAAAAGGTAACAGGTGCCTTTCAGAACAGATGGTCTTCAGGGGGTAATTCATTTGGGGTAAGTTGCTCTACTGCCCCCTTCTTCCTAGATATTCAGAAATCTCATCAGGGCATGGTATTCCTAAGAAGTaatgttcttatttctctaaacTTAGATTTATTAAACCTTGAACAGGATTTTGAACTAGTGCCTTCAGCCCTGTCATCTCACATCGTTTTTTTCTGATTAGAATTGGGACAGATGACTATTATGTTTCATGATCAAAAATGGGTGGTTTTCTTGACTAAAGTCAATTGGACTAGTTTTATGGACCCAAGGACACTGGCCAATGGTAGAGAAGGGTCTCAGAGACAGACCTGTGGAGCCTGGAGCATCCATTTACTGACCTGCATTGTGTTTGGCCTTCTTACACCTCTAGAGTGGCCAGATTTGGCTCACGTTTATTATATAGTCTACATCAAGAACAGGGCCAGGCATTGCTGGTTGAAGGCGGTAAAGAATTGTATCAAATTGTGtcatttgttttttatgttttaatacaTTTGCCATGTTTGAATGAGTTTCCAATCACCAATTTTAGGGAACTTATATGGCAACCTATCCATGGATATGAACAAGGTTCCCAAAATTTGGACCACTTTGAAGAATGGCTCCTTCGTGGGATGAATTATGTGCCTGTGTCATTTACAGCTCTTTCTTATCACACTGTATAGGGTTTAGAGTCACCCAAGGTCTGATTCACTTTGGTGGTTGTAGAAGTTCAGTATGGAGGTGGCACAGGATGGGAAGTTGTGGATTGGATGTGGGGTGAAGGGTGGGGCAGGAGACTCTGTGGATAGAAGAATGGTGGTTGTGGGAGAAGGATATTACAACTAGAATGAACATTGCATTCTGGCAATGATGAGAAGCCTAGGGTAGATGGGCTATAGTGAGAGGGGATGAGGCCTGAGAATACTGAATACTTTGAATTATTGAATCCTGTAGTCAATAGGAAATTAAGGAGATTTTAAAATGGAATGTGGTAAGATTATGTATtagtatatgcatacatatatgtagAGAGCAGAATTTTGAACTGGTTCTAAACAGTTCAGTCACGGTGACAGAAACAAGGGCAGCAaacatgttgcatagcaaccaaatcttgCACATGGGCTTTTGAGTAGGAAACAGCGGTGCCTGGCTCTGAGATAGTGGCTGActgtgctgctttgaatgtgtggtGCTCTCCACAGTCTTGCCAATAATCCACCCTCTGTATCAGGAAACTTTTCAGGAGCCAATAATCCAGCCTCCCGCATGAGGAAACTTTGAGGAGCCTGGTGTGGAAGAttagattattggcaggactgtggagaacaACACACATTCCAAGCAGCGcagttggctgccatctttgagtggcTGCCTGTTCCCTGCTCGGGTCAAAAGCCCATGCACAAGAGATTTTGGTTGCTATGCGATGTGTAAACTGCCCTTGTTTctgttggccatgactgaaccgcttcaaactggttcaaagccctgccttGTTCCCATCAGCCGTGACTGAACAGATTAGAagtggtttgaagccctggtagagagagtccctgggtagtgcaa
This region includes:
- the PIGC gene encoding phosphatidylinositol N-acetylglucosaminyltransferase subunit C is translated as MCDQPVSNTKEARWQKVLYERQPFPDNYVDPRFLEDFRKNIYARKYQYWAVVFESSVVIQQLCSVCVFVVIWWYMDEGLLAPHWLFGTGLASSLIGYVLFDLIDGGEGRKKSGRTRWADLKSALVFITFTYGFSPVLKTLTESVSTDTIYAMSVFMLLGHLIFFDYGANAAIVSSTLSLNMAIFASVCLASRLPRSLHAFIMVTFAIQIFALWPMLQKKLKACTPRSYVGVTLLFAFASLGGLLSISGVGAILFALLLVSISCLCPFYLIRLQLFKENIHGPWDEAEIKEDLSRFLS